From one Trifolium pratense cultivar HEN17-A07 linkage group LG1, ARS_RC_1.1, whole genome shotgun sequence genomic stretch:
- the LOC123901115 gene encoding LEAF RUST 10 DISEASE-RESISTANCE LOCUS RECEPTOR-LIKE PROTEIN KINASE-like 2.4 isoform X5 — MMASVNLEFLLLLFSQLILLHVLAGGDENKYQGECLASFSCGYLGNISFPFTTTERPDCGLLPIHNCDDDDPQKPKSIQLQKEGKWFEVEVGNPLEFHGRGSSTFVFRDDKLYKLLQTKSCEAFRYNYTLPSTSGFASFRIKTNATLFVCNHTLQVHPPTYMLMHNYTKCPQYDLFYQPYIIADNVFRSAFTDCTIVHLPTKDIADGEDPFTFVTADISIEVKITEECAYCHFNLTGQCQLDSNGRFYCANVTVSKRKGLSQNVKLGLAAMVAIGFGVAVLMLLAYCIRTKIFSSTFLLFRKENPTHQIIEQFLKEHGPLPAARYSYLDVKKITNSFKNKLGQGGYGSVYKGKLHDERTVAVKVLSESKGDGEDFINEVASISRTSHVNVVRLLGFCLDGSKKALLYEFMPNGSLEKFIYEEKDPLKNDRQLDCKLLYDIAVGVARGLEYLHRGCNTRILHFDIKPHNILLDDDFCPKISDFGLAKICPRKESIVSIFGARGTPGYIAPELFSRNFGGVSHKSDVYSYGMMVLEMVGQKKNIKVEVDCSSELYFPHWIYKRLELNQDFGLRCIKNEIDEEMVRKMTVVSLWCIQTDPSHRPAMHKVVEMLEGGLQVLEIPPKPFMSSPSTSSIHLSSEIL; from the exons ATGATGGCTTCGGTTAATTTAGAATTTCTCTTACTTTTGTTTTCACAACTCATACTGCTACATGTGTTGGCAGGTGGAGATGAGAATAAGTACCAAGGAGAGTGTCTAGCTTCGTTTAGTTGTGGATATCTTGGCAATATCAGCTTCCCTTTCACTACAACTGAACGCCCGGACTGTGGCTTATTGCCAATACATaattgtgatgatgatgaccCACAAAAGCCTAAAAGTATCCAATTACAGAAGGAAGGGAAATGGTTTGAGGTTGAAGTTGGAAATCCTCTCGAGTTTCACGGTCGTGGCAGTAGTACTTTTGTTTTTAGAGACGATAAACTCTACAAACTGCTGCAAACCAAAAGTTGTGAAGCTTTCAGATATAATTATACTCTTCCTTCCACCTCTGGCTTTGCTTCTTTTCGTATCAAAACCAATGCAACCCTGTTTGTGTGTAACCATACCCTCCAAGTACACCCTCCAACATATATGCTTATGCATAACTATACAAAGTGCCCCCAATACGATCTCTTCTACCAGCCTTACATTATTGCTGATAATGTGTTTCGGAGTGCTTTTACAGATTGTACAATTGTCCACCTTCCGACTAAAGACATCGCTGATGGTGAAGACCCTTTTACTTTCGTAACTGCTGATATCTCCATTGAAGTAAAAATAACAGAAGAATGTGCATATTGTCACTTCAACCTAACAGGGCAGTGTCAACTTGACAGCAACGGGAGGTTTTATTGTGCTAATG TCACAGTTAGTAAGAGAAAAGGTCTGAGCCAGAATGTTAAACTGGGTTTAG CAGCCATGGTGGCTATTGGATTTGGAGTTGCGGTGCTGATGTTGTTGGCTTACTGCATTAGGACAAAGATCTTCTCTTCCACATTTCTTTTGTTCAGGAAAGAGAATCCAACCCATCAAATTATTGAGCAGTTTTTGAAGGAACATGGACCGCTTCCAGCCGCTAGGTACAGCTATTTAGATGTgaagaaaataacaaactctttcaaaaacaaattaggCCAGGGAGGATATGGAAGTGTATACAAAGGGAAGTTACATGATGAGCGTACTGTTGCAGTGAAGGTTTTAAGTGAATCAAAAGGTGATGGTGAAGATTTCATTAATGAAGTTGCTAGTATTAGTAGAACTTCACATGTCAACGTCGTTAGACTTTTGGGGTTTTGTTTGGATGGTTCTAAAAAGGCACTATTATATGAATTCATGCCTAATGGATCACTCGAGAAGTTCATATATGAAGAGAAAGATCCATTAAAGAATGATCGCCAATTGGATTGCAAACTATTGTATGATATTGCAGTTGGCGTTGCTCGTGGGTTAGAGTACTTGCACAGAGGCTGCAACACTAGAATCTTGCATTTTGACATAAAACCTCATAATATATTACTAGATGATGATTTTTGTCCTAAAATTTCAGATTTTGGTCTTGCTAAAATATGTCCGAGAAAAGAAAGCATTGTATCCATATTTGGCGCGAGGGGAACACCGGGATATATTGCACCAGAACTGTTCTCCAGAAATTTTGGTGGGGTGTCACATAAGTCGGATGTCTACAGTTATGGAATGATGGTTTTAGAAATGGTTGGTCAAAAAAAGAACATTAAGGTTGAAGTTGATTGTTCTAGTGAGTTATATTTTCCGCACTGGATTTACAAGCGTCTTGAATTGAATCAGGATTTTGGACTAAGGtgtattaaaaatgaaattgatgaaGAAATGGTAAGAAAAATGACAGTGGTGAGTTTATGGTGCATACAAACCGACCCTTCACATCGGCCAGCAATGCATAAAGTGGTGGAAATGTTGGAAGGGGGCCTTCAAGTGCTGGAAATACCACCCAAACCCTTTATGTCTTCTCCTTCAACATCTTCAATCCATTTATCATCTGAAATATTATGA
- the LOC123901115 gene encoding LEAF RUST 10 DISEASE-RESISTANCE LOCUS RECEPTOR-LIKE PROTEIN KINASE-like 2.4 isoform X6, which produces MMASVNLEFLLLLFSQLILLHVLAGGDENKYQGECLASFSCGYLGNISFPFTTTERPDCGLLPIHNCDDDDPQKPKSIQLQKEGKWFEVEVGNPLEFHGRGSSTFVFRDDKLYKLLQTKSCEAFRYNYTLPSTSGFASFRIKTNATLFVCNHTLQVHPPTYMLMHNYTKCPQYDLFYQPYIIADNVFRSAFTDCTIVHLPTKDIADGEDPFTFVTADISIEVKITEECAYCHFNLTGQCQLDSNGRFYCANVTVSKRKGLSQNVKLGLAMVAIGFGVAVLMLLAYCIRTKIFSSTFLLFRKENPTHQIIEQFLKEHGPLPAARYSYLDVKKITNSFKNKLGQGGYGSVYKGKLHDERTVAVKVLSESKGDGEDFINEVASISRTSHVNVVRLLGFCLDGSKKALLYEFMPNGSLEKFIYEEKDPLKNDRQLDCKLLYDIAVGVARGLEYLHRGCNTRILHFDIKPHNILLDDDFCPKISDFGLAKICPRKESIVSIFGARGTPGYIAPELFSRNFGGVSHKSDVYSYGMMVLEMVGQKKNIKVEVDCSSELYFPHWIYKRLELNQDFGLRCIKNEIDEEMVRKMTVVSLWCIQTDPSHRPAMHKVVEMLEGGLQVLEIPPKPFMSSPSTSSIHLSSEIL; this is translated from the exons ATGATGGCTTCGGTTAATTTAGAATTTCTCTTACTTTTGTTTTCACAACTCATACTGCTACATGTGTTGGCAGGTGGAGATGAGAATAAGTACCAAGGAGAGTGTCTAGCTTCGTTTAGTTGTGGATATCTTGGCAATATCAGCTTCCCTTTCACTACAACTGAACGCCCGGACTGTGGCTTATTGCCAATACATaattgtgatgatgatgaccCACAAAAGCCTAAAAGTATCCAATTACAGAAGGAAGGGAAATGGTTTGAGGTTGAAGTTGGAAATCCTCTCGAGTTTCACGGTCGTGGCAGTAGTACTTTTGTTTTTAGAGACGATAAACTCTACAAACTGCTGCAAACCAAAAGTTGTGAAGCTTTCAGATATAATTATACTCTTCCTTCCACCTCTGGCTTTGCTTCTTTTCGTATCAAAACCAATGCAACCCTGTTTGTGTGTAACCATACCCTCCAAGTACACCCTCCAACATATATGCTTATGCATAACTATACAAAGTGCCCCCAATACGATCTCTTCTACCAGCCTTACATTATTGCTGATAATGTGTTTCGGAGTGCTTTTACAGATTGTACAATTGTCCACCTTCCGACTAAAGACATCGCTGATGGTGAAGACCCTTTTACTTTCGTAACTGCTGATATCTCCATTGAAGTAAAAATAACAGAAGAATGTGCATATTGTCACTTCAACCTAACAGGGCAGTGTCAACTTGACAGCAACGGGAGGTTTTATTGTGCTAATG TCACAGTTAGTAAGAGAAAAGGTCTGAGCCAGAATGTTAAACTGGGTTTAG CCATGGTGGCTATTGGATTTGGAGTTGCGGTGCTGATGTTGTTGGCTTACTGCATTAGGACAAAGATCTTCTCTTCCACATTTCTTTTGTTCAGGAAAGAGAATCCAACCCATCAAATTATTGAGCAGTTTTTGAAGGAACATGGACCGCTTCCAGCCGCTAGGTACAGCTATTTAGATGTgaagaaaataacaaactctttcaaaaacaaattaggCCAGGGAGGATATGGAAGTGTATACAAAGGGAAGTTACATGATGAGCGTACTGTTGCAGTGAAGGTTTTAAGTGAATCAAAAGGTGATGGTGAAGATTTCATTAATGAAGTTGCTAGTATTAGTAGAACTTCACATGTCAACGTCGTTAGACTTTTGGGGTTTTGTTTGGATGGTTCTAAAAAGGCACTATTATATGAATTCATGCCTAATGGATCACTCGAGAAGTTCATATATGAAGAGAAAGATCCATTAAAGAATGATCGCCAATTGGATTGCAAACTATTGTATGATATTGCAGTTGGCGTTGCTCGTGGGTTAGAGTACTTGCACAGAGGCTGCAACACTAGAATCTTGCATTTTGACATAAAACCTCATAATATATTACTAGATGATGATTTTTGTCCTAAAATTTCAGATTTTGGTCTTGCTAAAATATGTCCGAGAAAAGAAAGCATTGTATCCATATTTGGCGCGAGGGGAACACCGGGATATATTGCACCAGAACTGTTCTCCAGAAATTTTGGTGGGGTGTCACATAAGTCGGATGTCTACAGTTATGGAATGATGGTTTTAGAAATGGTTGGTCAAAAAAAGAACATTAAGGTTGAAGTTGATTGTTCTAGTGAGTTATATTTTCCGCACTGGATTTACAAGCGTCTTGAATTGAATCAGGATTTTGGACTAAGGtgtattaaaaatgaaattgatgaaGAAATGGTAAGAAAAATGACAGTGGTGAGTTTATGGTGCATACAAACCGACCCTTCACATCGGCCAGCAATGCATAAAGTGGTGGAAATGTTGGAAGGGGGCCTTCAAGTGCTGGAAATACCACCCAAACCCTTTATGTCTTCTCCTTCAACATCTTCAATCCATTTATCATCTGAAATATTATGA
- the LOC123901115 gene encoding LEAF RUST 10 DISEASE-RESISTANCE LOCUS RECEPTOR-LIKE PROTEIN KINASE-like 2.4 isoform X4: MMASVNLEFLLLLFSQLILLHVLAGGDENKYQGECLASFSCGYLGNISFPFTTTERPDCGLLPIHNCDDDDPQKPKSIQLQKEGKWFEVEVGNPLEFHGRGSSTFVFRDDKLYKLLQTKSCEAFRYNYTLPSTSGFASFRIKTNATLFVCNHTLQVHPPTYMLMHNYTKCPQYDLFYQPYIIADNVFRSAFTDCTIVHLPTKDIADGEDPFTFVTADISIEVKITEECAYCHFNLTGQCQLDSNGRFYCANAVTVSKRKGLSQNVKLGLAMVAIGFGVAVLMLLAYCIRTKIFSSTFLLFRKENPTHQIIEQFLKEHGPLPAARYSYLDVKKITNSFKNKLGQGGYGSVYKGKLHDERTVAVKVLSESKGDGEDFINEVASISRTSHVNVVRLLGFCLDGSKKALLYEFMPNGSLEKFIYEEKDPLKNDRQLDCKLLYDIAVGVARGLEYLHRGCNTRILHFDIKPHNILLDDDFCPKISDFGLAKICPRKESIVSIFGARGTPGYIAPELFSRNFGGVSHKSDVYSYGMMVLEMVGQKKNIKVEVDCSSELYFPHWIYKRLELNQDFGLRCIKNEIDEEMVRKMTVVSLWCIQTDPSHRPAMHKVVEMLEGGLQVLEIPPKPFMSSPSTSSIHLSSEIL; encoded by the exons ATGATGGCTTCGGTTAATTTAGAATTTCTCTTACTTTTGTTTTCACAACTCATACTGCTACATGTGTTGGCAGGTGGAGATGAGAATAAGTACCAAGGAGAGTGTCTAGCTTCGTTTAGTTGTGGATATCTTGGCAATATCAGCTTCCCTTTCACTACAACTGAACGCCCGGACTGTGGCTTATTGCCAATACATaattgtgatgatgatgaccCACAAAAGCCTAAAAGTATCCAATTACAGAAGGAAGGGAAATGGTTTGAGGTTGAAGTTGGAAATCCTCTCGAGTTTCACGGTCGTGGCAGTAGTACTTTTGTTTTTAGAGACGATAAACTCTACAAACTGCTGCAAACCAAAAGTTGTGAAGCTTTCAGATATAATTATACTCTTCCTTCCACCTCTGGCTTTGCTTCTTTTCGTATCAAAACCAATGCAACCCTGTTTGTGTGTAACCATACCCTCCAAGTACACCCTCCAACATATATGCTTATGCATAACTATACAAAGTGCCCCCAATACGATCTCTTCTACCAGCCTTACATTATTGCTGATAATGTGTTTCGGAGTGCTTTTACAGATTGTACAATTGTCCACCTTCCGACTAAAGACATCGCTGATGGTGAAGACCCTTTTACTTTCGTAACTGCTGATATCTCCATTGAAGTAAAAATAACAGAAGAATGTGCATATTGTCACTTCAACCTAACAGGGCAGTGTCAACTTGACAGCAACGGGAGGTTTTATTGTGCTAATG CAGTCACAGTTAGTAAGAGAAAAGGTCTGAGCCAGAATGTTAAACTGGGTTTAG CCATGGTGGCTATTGGATTTGGAGTTGCGGTGCTGATGTTGTTGGCTTACTGCATTAGGACAAAGATCTTCTCTTCCACATTTCTTTTGTTCAGGAAAGAGAATCCAACCCATCAAATTATTGAGCAGTTTTTGAAGGAACATGGACCGCTTCCAGCCGCTAGGTACAGCTATTTAGATGTgaagaaaataacaaactctttcaaaaacaaattaggCCAGGGAGGATATGGAAGTGTATACAAAGGGAAGTTACATGATGAGCGTACTGTTGCAGTGAAGGTTTTAAGTGAATCAAAAGGTGATGGTGAAGATTTCATTAATGAAGTTGCTAGTATTAGTAGAACTTCACATGTCAACGTCGTTAGACTTTTGGGGTTTTGTTTGGATGGTTCTAAAAAGGCACTATTATATGAATTCATGCCTAATGGATCACTCGAGAAGTTCATATATGAAGAGAAAGATCCATTAAAGAATGATCGCCAATTGGATTGCAAACTATTGTATGATATTGCAGTTGGCGTTGCTCGTGGGTTAGAGTACTTGCACAGAGGCTGCAACACTAGAATCTTGCATTTTGACATAAAACCTCATAATATATTACTAGATGATGATTTTTGTCCTAAAATTTCAGATTTTGGTCTTGCTAAAATATGTCCGAGAAAAGAAAGCATTGTATCCATATTTGGCGCGAGGGGAACACCGGGATATATTGCACCAGAACTGTTCTCCAGAAATTTTGGTGGGGTGTCACATAAGTCGGATGTCTACAGTTATGGAATGATGGTTTTAGAAATGGTTGGTCAAAAAAAGAACATTAAGGTTGAAGTTGATTGTTCTAGTGAGTTATATTTTCCGCACTGGATTTACAAGCGTCTTGAATTGAATCAGGATTTTGGACTAAGGtgtattaaaaatgaaattgatgaaGAAATGGTAAGAAAAATGACAGTGGTGAGTTTATGGTGCATACAAACCGACCCTTCACATCGGCCAGCAATGCATAAAGTGGTGGAAATGTTGGAAGGGGGCCTTCAAGTGCTGGAAATACCACCCAAACCCTTTATGTCTTCTCCTTCAACATCTTCAATCCATTTATCATCTGAAATATTATGA
- the LOC123901115 gene encoding LEAF RUST 10 DISEASE-RESISTANCE LOCUS RECEPTOR-LIKE PROTEIN KINASE-like 2.4 isoform X3: MMASVNLEFLLLLFSQLILLHVLAGGDENKYQGECLASFSCGYLGNISFPFTTTERPDCGLLPIHNCDDDDPQKPKSIQLQKEGKWFEVEVGNPLEFHGRGSSTFVFRDDKLYKLLQTKSCEAFRYNYTLPSTSGFASFRIKTNATLFVCNHTLQVHPPTYMLMHNYTKCPQYDLFYQPYIIADNVFRSAFTDCTIVHLPTKDIADGEDPFTFVTADISIEVKITEECAYCHFNLTGQCQLDSNGRFYCANAVTVSKRKGLSQNVKLGLAAMVAIGFGVAVLMLLAYCIRTKIFSSTFLLFRKENPTHQIIEQFLKEHGPLPAARYSYLDVKKITNSFKNKLGQGGYGSVYKGKLHDERTVAVKVLSESKGDGEDFINEVASISRTSHVNVVRLLGFCLDGSKKALLYEFMPNGSLEKFIYEEKDPLKNDRQLDCKLLYDIAVGVARGLEYLHRGCNTRILHFDIKPHNILLDDDFCPKISDFGLAKICPRKESIVSIFGARGTPGYIAPELFSRNFGGVSHKSDVYSYGMMVLEMVGQKKNIKVEVDCSSELYFPHWIYKRLELNQDFGLRCIKNEIDEEMVRKMTVVSLWCIQTDPSHRPAMHKVVEMLEGGLQVLEIPPKPFMSSPSTSSIHLSSEIL, from the exons ATGATGGCTTCGGTTAATTTAGAATTTCTCTTACTTTTGTTTTCACAACTCATACTGCTACATGTGTTGGCAGGTGGAGATGAGAATAAGTACCAAGGAGAGTGTCTAGCTTCGTTTAGTTGTGGATATCTTGGCAATATCAGCTTCCCTTTCACTACAACTGAACGCCCGGACTGTGGCTTATTGCCAATACATaattgtgatgatgatgaccCACAAAAGCCTAAAAGTATCCAATTACAGAAGGAAGGGAAATGGTTTGAGGTTGAAGTTGGAAATCCTCTCGAGTTTCACGGTCGTGGCAGTAGTACTTTTGTTTTTAGAGACGATAAACTCTACAAACTGCTGCAAACCAAAAGTTGTGAAGCTTTCAGATATAATTATACTCTTCCTTCCACCTCTGGCTTTGCTTCTTTTCGTATCAAAACCAATGCAACCCTGTTTGTGTGTAACCATACCCTCCAAGTACACCCTCCAACATATATGCTTATGCATAACTATACAAAGTGCCCCCAATACGATCTCTTCTACCAGCCTTACATTATTGCTGATAATGTGTTTCGGAGTGCTTTTACAGATTGTACAATTGTCCACCTTCCGACTAAAGACATCGCTGATGGTGAAGACCCTTTTACTTTCGTAACTGCTGATATCTCCATTGAAGTAAAAATAACAGAAGAATGTGCATATTGTCACTTCAACCTAACAGGGCAGTGTCAACTTGACAGCAACGGGAGGTTTTATTGTGCTAATG CAGTCACAGTTAGTAAGAGAAAAGGTCTGAGCCAGAATGTTAAACTGGGTTTAG CAGCCATGGTGGCTATTGGATTTGGAGTTGCGGTGCTGATGTTGTTGGCTTACTGCATTAGGACAAAGATCTTCTCTTCCACATTTCTTTTGTTCAGGAAAGAGAATCCAACCCATCAAATTATTGAGCAGTTTTTGAAGGAACATGGACCGCTTCCAGCCGCTAGGTACAGCTATTTAGATGTgaagaaaataacaaactctttcaaaaacaaattaggCCAGGGAGGATATGGAAGTGTATACAAAGGGAAGTTACATGATGAGCGTACTGTTGCAGTGAAGGTTTTAAGTGAATCAAAAGGTGATGGTGAAGATTTCATTAATGAAGTTGCTAGTATTAGTAGAACTTCACATGTCAACGTCGTTAGACTTTTGGGGTTTTGTTTGGATGGTTCTAAAAAGGCACTATTATATGAATTCATGCCTAATGGATCACTCGAGAAGTTCATATATGAAGAGAAAGATCCATTAAAGAATGATCGCCAATTGGATTGCAAACTATTGTATGATATTGCAGTTGGCGTTGCTCGTGGGTTAGAGTACTTGCACAGAGGCTGCAACACTAGAATCTTGCATTTTGACATAAAACCTCATAATATATTACTAGATGATGATTTTTGTCCTAAAATTTCAGATTTTGGTCTTGCTAAAATATGTCCGAGAAAAGAAAGCATTGTATCCATATTTGGCGCGAGGGGAACACCGGGATATATTGCACCAGAACTGTTCTCCAGAAATTTTGGTGGGGTGTCACATAAGTCGGATGTCTACAGTTATGGAATGATGGTTTTAGAAATGGTTGGTCAAAAAAAGAACATTAAGGTTGAAGTTGATTGTTCTAGTGAGTTATATTTTCCGCACTGGATTTACAAGCGTCTTGAATTGAATCAGGATTTTGGACTAAGGtgtattaaaaatgaaattgatgaaGAAATGGTAAGAAAAATGACAGTGGTGAGTTTATGGTGCATACAAACCGACCCTTCACATCGGCCAGCAATGCATAAAGTGGTGGAAATGTTGGAAGGGGGCCTTCAAGTGCTGGAAATACCACCCAAACCCTTTATGTCTTCTCCTTCAACATCTTCAATCCATTTATCATCTGAAATATTATGA
- the LOC123901115 gene encoding LEAF RUST 10 DISEASE-RESISTANCE LOCUS RECEPTOR-LIKE PROTEIN KINASE-like 2.4 isoform X2: MMASVNLEFLLLLFSQLILLHVLAGGDENKYQGECLASFSCGYLGNISFPFTTTERPDCGLLPIHNCDDDDPQKPKSIQLQKEGKWFEVEVGNPLEFHGRGSSTFVFRDDKLYKLLQTKSCEAFRYNYTLPSTSGFASFRIKTNATLFVCNHTLQVHPPTYMLMHNYTKCPQYDLFYQPYIIADNVFRSAFTDCTIVHLPTKDIADGEDPFTFVTADISIEVKITEECAYCHFNLTGQCQLDSNGRFYCANGILKQTPWKHKAHINALHHIFLFTTLSSYVKSELFPLTAAVTVSKRKGLSQNVKLGLAAMVAIGFGVAVLMLLAYCIRTKIFSSTFLLFRKENPTHQIIEQFLKEHGPLPAARYSYLDVKKITNSFKNKLGQGGYGSVYKGKLHDERTVAVKVLSESKGDGEDFINEVASISRTSHVNVVRLLGFCLDGSKKALLYEFMPNGSLEKFIYEEKDPLKNDRQLDCKLLYDIAVGVARGLEYLHRGCNTRILHFDIKPHNILLDDDFCPKISDFGLAKICPRKESIVSIFGARGTPGYIAPELFSRNFGGVSHKSDVYSYGMMVLEMVGQKKNIKVEVDCSSELYFPHWIYKRLELNQDFGLRCIKNEIDEEMVRKMTVVSLWCIQTDPSHRPAMHKVVEMLEGGLQVLEIPPKPFMSSPSTSSIHLSSEIL; the protein is encoded by the exons ATGATGGCTTCGGTTAATTTAGAATTTCTCTTACTTTTGTTTTCACAACTCATACTGCTACATGTGTTGGCAGGTGGAGATGAGAATAAGTACCAAGGAGAGTGTCTAGCTTCGTTTAGTTGTGGATATCTTGGCAATATCAGCTTCCCTTTCACTACAACTGAACGCCCGGACTGTGGCTTATTGCCAATACATaattgtgatgatgatgaccCACAAAAGCCTAAAAGTATCCAATTACAGAAGGAAGGGAAATGGTTTGAGGTTGAAGTTGGAAATCCTCTCGAGTTTCACGGTCGTGGCAGTAGTACTTTTGTTTTTAGAGACGATAAACTCTACAAACTGCTGCAAACCAAAAGTTGTGAAGCTTTCAGATATAATTATACTCTTCCTTCCACCTCTGGCTTTGCTTCTTTTCGTATCAAAACCAATGCAACCCTGTTTGTGTGTAACCATACCCTCCAAGTACACCCTCCAACATATATGCTTATGCATAACTATACAAAGTGCCCCCAATACGATCTCTTCTACCAGCCTTACATTATTGCTGATAATGTGTTTCGGAGTGCTTTTACAGATTGTACAATTGTCCACCTTCCGACTAAAGACATCGCTGATGGTGAAGACCCTTTTACTTTCGTAACTGCTGATATCTCCATTGAAGTAAAAATAACAGAAGAATGTGCATATTGTCACTTCAACCTAACAGGGCAGTGTCAACTTGACAGCAACGGGAGGTTTTATTGTGCTAATGGTATACTAAAACAAACACCCTGGAAACACAAAGCACACATAAATGCATTGCACCATATTTTTCTCTTCACAACTTTATCTTCATATGTCAAATCTGAATTGTTTCCTCTAACTGCAGCAGTCACAGTTAGTAAGAGAAAAGGTCTGAGCCAGAATGTTAAACTGGGTTTAG CAGCCATGGTGGCTATTGGATTTGGAGTTGCGGTGCTGATGTTGTTGGCTTACTGCATTAGGACAAAGATCTTCTCTTCCACATTTCTTTTGTTCAGGAAAGAGAATCCAACCCATCAAATTATTGAGCAGTTTTTGAAGGAACATGGACCGCTTCCAGCCGCTAGGTACAGCTATTTAGATGTgaagaaaataacaaactctttcaaaaacaaattaggCCAGGGAGGATATGGAAGTGTATACAAAGGGAAGTTACATGATGAGCGTACTGTTGCAGTGAAGGTTTTAAGTGAATCAAAAGGTGATGGTGAAGATTTCATTAATGAAGTTGCTAGTATTAGTAGAACTTCACATGTCAACGTCGTTAGACTTTTGGGGTTTTGTTTGGATGGTTCTAAAAAGGCACTATTATATGAATTCATGCCTAATGGATCACTCGAGAAGTTCATATATGAAGAGAAAGATCCATTAAAGAATGATCGCCAATTGGATTGCAAACTATTGTATGATATTGCAGTTGGCGTTGCTCGTGGGTTAGAGTACTTGCACAGAGGCTGCAACACTAGAATCTTGCATTTTGACATAAAACCTCATAATATATTACTAGATGATGATTTTTGTCCTAAAATTTCAGATTTTGGTCTTGCTAAAATATGTCCGAGAAAAGAAAGCATTGTATCCATATTTGGCGCGAGGGGAACACCGGGATATATTGCACCAGAACTGTTCTCCAGAAATTTTGGTGGGGTGTCACATAAGTCGGATGTCTACAGTTATGGAATGATGGTTTTAGAAATGGTTGGTCAAAAAAAGAACATTAAGGTTGAAGTTGATTGTTCTAGTGAGTTATATTTTCCGCACTGGATTTACAAGCGTCTTGAATTGAATCAGGATTTTGGACTAAGGtgtattaaaaatgaaattgatgaaGAAATGGTAAGAAAAATGACAGTGGTGAGTTTATGGTGCATACAAACCGACCCTTCACATCGGCCAGCAATGCATAAAGTGGTGGAAATGTTGGAAGGGGGCCTTCAAGTGCTGGAAATACCACCCAAACCCTTTATGTCTTCTCCTTCAACATCTTCAATCCATTTATCATCTGAAATATTATGA